One region of Candidatus Binatia bacterium genomic DNA includes:
- a CDS encoding helix-turn-helix domain-containing protein, protein MGEQVRIAFEEQERPTRTSIAKRLGMGDRTFQRRLHDEGTTFRAVVEQERGSVALSMLREPGCRVVDVAFAVGFDDATGFTKAFQRWTGESPSTYRAWFTKRDELPEAPRAGVYIDDVFVPSPASEAGIEAGDVLVAVGGRELLSVSDFQRELYLAGVGREVSLSIHRGGNAMTKRAKIEQRPKDLLP, encoded by the coding sequence GTGGGCGAGCAAGTTCGGATCGCATTCGAGGAGCAGGAGCGACCCACGCGAACATCGATCGCGAAGCGACTCGGAATGGGAGACCGCACATTTCAGAGGCGGCTCCACGATGAAGGAACGACCTTTCGAGCGGTCGTCGAGCAGGAGAGAGGGAGCGTAGCTCTGTCGATGCTGCGAGAGCCCGGATGTCGCGTGGTCGACGTCGCGTTCGCCGTCGGTTTCGACGACGCGACGGGCTTCACGAAGGCGTTCCAGCGTTGGACCGGAGAGAGCCCGTCCACCTACCGGGCGTGGTTCACGAAGCGCGACGAGCTGCCGGAGGCACCTCGCGCCGGTGTCTACATTGACGATGTGTTCGTTCCCAGTCCGGCATCTGAAGCGGGTATTGAGGCCGGAGATGTTCTTGTGGCGGTAGGGGGTCGCGAATTGCTCTCGGTGTCCGACTTCCAGCGAGAACTCTATCTCGCCGGCGTTGGCCGTGAGGTTTCCCTCTCGATCCATCGTGGTGGAAACGCCATGACAAAGAGAGCCAAAATCGAGCAGCGCCCCAAGGATCTTCTTCCCTGA
- a CDS encoding pyridoxamine 5'-phosphate oxidase family protein → MDPHRISTAQQLREVVGEELPLTAAKVFPELEETAEAFIRASPFLILSTADAKGNIDVSPKGDPPGFVRIENSKTLLIPDRTGNKMALGHLNVLENPKVGLIFLLPGTPETLRLSGVAELSRDPSLLASMEVRGKPAVLAIRVHVEEVFFHCPKAFMRSKLWDSASWGERRRISMGKILARRLDKDTKFAQAIDDFTEQSRQELAKRI, encoded by the coding sequence ATGGATCCACACCGAATCTCGACAGCACAGCAACTTCGCGAAGTCGTGGGTGAAGAGTTGCCGCTGACGGCGGCGAAGGTATTTCCCGAACTCGAAGAGACTGCCGAGGCGTTCATCCGAGCTTCGCCATTTTTGATTCTCTCGACCGCCGACGCAAAGGGCAATATCGATGTTTCTCCCAAGGGGGATCCTCCCGGGTTCGTTCGCATCGAGAATTCGAAAACGCTTCTGATTCCAGATCGTACGGGGAACAAGATGGCTCTCGGCCATCTCAACGTACTGGAGAATCCGAAGGTTGGACTCATCTTCCTTCTGCCGGGGACCCCGGAGACTTTGCGGCTCAGTGGGGTGGCCGAACTCAGCCGCGACCCGTCTCTGCTGGCGAGTATGGAGGTTCGTGGGAAGCCGGCGGTGCTGGCGATTCGCGTGCACGTCGAAGAAGTGTTCTTCCATTGCCCGAAGGCCTTCATGCGCTCCAAGCTTTGGGATTCTGCGTCGTGGGGAGAGCGCCGGCGTATCTCGATGGGCAAGATCCTTGCCCGGCGGTTGGATAAGGATACCAAGTTTGCGCAAGCGATCGACGACTTCACGGAGCAGTCCCGGCAAGAACTAGCGAAGCGCATCTAG
- a CDS encoding nuclear transport factor 2 family protein, producing MKTLMTLAMATILMAGMFILPTGCGSSSGENPDIQELGERLVVEYYEGLDLGDSAVLAAKFASSFQSVISTGPSSREAVLATIDAETFGDFALSDFTTTQAGSTLTVSYRGTIAVDGVAYAPTWRVNVFTEIDGDWLGIAFADAGEAP from the coding sequence ATGAAAACACTGATGACTTTGGCGATGGCGACTATCTTGATGGCGGGCATGTTTATCTTGCCGACGGGTTGTGGTTCGTCGAGTGGCGAAAATCCGGATATTCAGGAGTTGGGCGAGCGTCTGGTGGTCGAGTATTACGAAGGTCTGGACCTTGGGGATAGCGCGGTGCTGGCAGCGAAGTTTGCGAGCAGTTTCCAGTCTGTGATTTCTACGGGCCCCAGTTCTCGCGAAGCAGTCCTTGCGACGATTGATGCCGAAACCTTTGGCGACTTTGCGCTTTCGGATTTCACAACGACGCAGGCTGGATCCACGTTGACGGTTTCGTATCGCGGGACGATCGCGGTGGACGGTGTGGCCTATGCCCCAACCTGGCGGGTTAACGTCTTTACGGAAATTGATGGCGATTGGCTTGGAATCGCTTTTGCCGATGCCGGCGAAGCTCCTTAG